In the genome of Ralstonia pickettii DTP0602, one region contains:
- a CDS encoding (2Fe-2S)-binding protein (K13480: ygeU, xdhC; xanthine dehydrogenase iron-sulfur-binding subunit) gives METEANLITLSLELNGQPHRCDIEPGTSLADCLRDTLRMTSVHLGCEHGVCGACNVIVDGKVVRSCLTLAAGCEGSAVTTLEGLADAPAQAMKQAFRRHHALQCGFCTPGMMVTACAMQAEAAEWCQRSEDEVRSHLAGNVCRCTGYQGIVAAVREGLAAATDSVPEVTV, from the coding sequence ATGGAAACTGAAGCCAACCTGATCACCTTGAGCCTTGAGCTCAACGGCCAGCCGCACCGCTGCGACATCGAGCCCGGCACCTCTTTGGCCGACTGCCTGCGCGACACCTTGCGCATGACCTCGGTCCACCTGGGCTGCGAGCACGGCGTCTGCGGCGCCTGCAATGTGATAGTCGACGGCAAGGTGGTGCGCTCCTGCCTGACGCTGGCTGCCGGTTGCGAGGGCAGCGCCGTTACCACGCTGGAGGGGCTGGCTGACGCGCCAGCGCAGGCCATGAAGCAGGCCTTCCGCCGCCACCACGCGCTGCAGTGCGGCTTCTGCACGCCCGGCATGATGGTGACCGCCTGCGCCATGCAGGCCGAAGCAGCGGAGTGGTGCCAGCGCAGCGAGGATGAAGTGCGCAGCCACCTGGCCGGCAATGTGTGCCGCTGCACCGGCTACCAGGGCATCGTTGCCGCGGTGCGCGAAGGGCTGGCCGCGGCCACCGACAGCGTCCCGGAGGTGACCGTATGA